One genomic region from Haloarcula taiwanensis encodes:
- a CDS encoding ABC transporter ATP-binding protein: MTDPVLVGSELCVTRRGTTILDGVSLTVGSDAALLVQGPSGAGKSTLFNVLGLLEPPSSGRLEVDGRDASTLSERQRASLRRTTLGFVFQDFQLIGDLTARENASLPQEHAGDRDSDWLDTLFERLGITGLEHQYPATLSGGEKQRVAIARALANRPEIILADEPTGQLDPDTAESVLDLLFSMKESTETALVVISHDPQLAQRFDERLFIRGGTLVSDTASTPDASPSTETN; this comes from the coding sequence ATGACTGACCCCGTCCTCGTCGGCTCGGAGCTGTGTGTCACACGACGGGGGACAACGATTCTCGACGGCGTCTCACTCACGGTCGGGTCCGACGCGGCACTGCTCGTTCAGGGACCGAGCGGGGCCGGGAAGTCGACCCTGTTCAACGTCCTCGGGCTGCTAGAACCCCCGTCTAGCGGACGGTTGGAAGTCGACGGTCGGGACGCGAGCACCCTGTCCGAACGCCAGCGCGCGAGCCTTCGGCGGACAACGCTCGGGTTCGTTTTTCAGGACTTCCAGCTCATCGGCGACCTGACCGCCCGCGAGAACGCGTCGCTCCCGCAGGAGCACGCGGGTGACCGCGACTCAGACTGGCTGGACACGCTGTTTGAGCGCCTTGGAATCACCGGGCTTGAACACCAGTATCCTGCGACGCTGAGCGGCGGCGAGAAACAGCGCGTCGCCATTGCGCGCGCGCTCGCAAACCGCCCCGAAATTATCCTCGCCGACGAGCCGACCGGGCAGCTGGACCCGGACACAGCCGAGTCGGTGCTAGACCTCCTGTTCAGCATGAAGGAATCGACGGAAACCGCTCTCGTCGTCATCAGCCACGACCCGCAACTGGCACAACGGTTCGACGAACGGCTGTTCATCCGCGG
- a CDS encoding sodium:phosphate symporter, translating to MSDGRTGRVLLIVAVLAVAVAARLTTLHWTPLPSTLDGFGYVALARDTLRTGSFPLTRFRADNIVFTAVLTVVGALTGERPLYIAQPVVAVTGAASCLTAMALVKRLAQTGRWRYSRTTLAMGVVGMGLALEGIYLRRTGQTDEEALAFLLLPLFAIAVHRLLTTERYRRRWGAVVVVLFAVFPLLHTFSSLIAALVLTGVLAAHLARIPTRRDAVTALAVVAGFWVYMWGYYRIAERSLLEVPYVDRVSAYPGLFLAWVVLLVATLVWFQRTSARLQRVTIGGAVGLWFLTLGANAVQTVFPGTQTTPTGLLILVAAFAVPVVFAVVGLPRASRDRRLIGPVVLALLLAPIVIVYFSLTASLTPEYYGTALRGQTFVHLPLFVLAGIGVASVAYRRSMSPDGGLRTARTHSHRLATVVTIIVVVAAVATMPIAFVNLDTLAFPTGATESQFAAATFTADHVDEQWASDHPFSRIVDLYYPGASNGTYQPTARWLGGGAEPNCPTLSRASWGTTGAHLFPAGSEKTTPAALEEWRYENDVVYDTRGLDSVYLVRPGGNQTSC from the coding sequence ATGAGTGACGGCCGGACGGGGCGAGTGCTGCTCATCGTGGCTGTGCTGGCCGTAGCAGTCGCGGCCCGACTGACGACGCTGCACTGGACACCGTTGCCCTCGACGCTAGACGGATTCGGCTACGTCGCTCTGGCGAGAGACACACTTCGGACGGGGAGCTTTCCGCTTACACGGTTCCGCGCGGACAACATCGTATTTACCGCTGTGCTGACGGTCGTCGGCGCACTCACCGGTGAACGGCCGCTGTACATCGCCCAGCCGGTCGTCGCGGTCACCGGTGCAGCGTCCTGTCTGACCGCGATGGCGCTAGTCAAACGCCTCGCGCAGACGGGTCGCTGGCGTTATTCGCGGACGACGCTGGCGATGGGCGTGGTCGGGATGGGGCTCGCGCTGGAAGGCATCTATCTCCGACGGACCGGACAGACGGACGAGGAGGCGCTGGCGTTCCTCTTGCTCCCGCTGTTTGCGATTGCCGTCCACCGGTTGCTCACGACGGAGCGATACCGACGTCGATGGGGGGCGGTTGTGGTCGTCCTGTTCGCTGTCTTCCCGCTCTTGCATACGTTTAGCTCACTCATCGCTGCGCTGGTGCTGACGGGGGTGTTAGCCGCCCATCTTGCCCGGATTCCGACCCGCCGTGACGCTGTTACTGCCCTCGCTGTCGTCGCGGGCTTCTGGGTGTACATGTGGGGGTACTATCGGATCGCAGAACGCTCGCTTCTCGAGGTCCCGTACGTCGACCGCGTCAGCGCGTATCCGGGCCTGTTCCTGGCCTGGGTCGTCCTCCTCGTGGCGACGCTGGTCTGGTTCCAGCGGACGAGCGCTCGCCTCCAGCGGGTGACGATCGGCGGCGCGGTCGGGCTCTGGTTCCTGACGCTCGGTGCGAACGCGGTACAGACCGTGTTTCCCGGGACACAGACCACGCCGACTGGCCTCCTGATATTAGTCGCAGCCTTCGCCGTTCCGGTTGTGTTTGCGGTCGTCGGCCTGCCGCGTGCGAGCCGCGACCGTCGACTGATCGGCCCGGTCGTACTGGCGTTGCTGCTGGCGCCAATCGTCATCGTGTACTTTTCGCTGACCGCTTCGCTGACGCCGGAGTACTACGGGACAGCGCTTCGCGGACAGACCTTCGTCCATCTCCCTCTGTTCGTCCTCGCCGGCATCGGCGTCGCGTCGGTCGCCTATCGGCGGTCGATGTCACCGGACGGCGGGCTTAGAACGGCACGGACACACAGCCACCGACTCGCAACCGTTGTGACGATCATCGTCGTGGTTGCTGCAGTTGCGACGATGCCCATCGCGTTCGTCAATCTCGACACGCTGGCGTTCCCGACCGGAGCGACCGAATCGCAGTTCGCGGCCGCGACGTTTACTGCGGACCACGTCGACGAGCAGTGGGCGTCCGACCACCCGTTCAGCCGTATCGTCGACTTGTACTATCCGGGTGCGTCCAACGGAACGTACCAGCCGACTGCTCGGTGGCTCGGTGGTGGTGCGGAACCTAACTGCCCGACGCTATCGCGGGCGTCGTGGGGGACGACCGGAGCGCACCTGTTCCCAGCAGGGAGCGAGAAGACCACGCCCGCGGCGCTGGAGGAGTGGCGCTACGAGAACGACGTGGTCTATGACACGCGCGGTCTCGACTCGGTGTACCTCGTTCGGCCTGGCGGGAACCAGACGAGTTGCTGA